One Oharaeibacter diazotrophicus DNA segment encodes these proteins:
- a CDS encoding DUF983 domain-containing protein codes for MTTDVRHPPQPPVATGVRGLCPRCGQGHLFDGFLTLAPSCEVCGLDYGFADPADGPAFFVICFACVPAVILALWIEMAFQAPYWVHLFTTLPFLLLTCVPPLRPLKGWLVASQYYFKAEEGRLETDDRVPAAAPTELRS; via the coding sequence ATGACCACCGACGTCCGTCATCCGCCGCAGCCGCCCGTCGCCACCGGCGTCCGCGGGCTGTGCCCGCGCTGCGGGCAGGGCCACCTGTTCGACGGCTTCCTGACGCTCGCCCCGTCCTGCGAGGTCTGCGGCCTCGACTACGGCTTCGCCGACCCCGCCGACGGCCCGGCCTTCTTCGTGATCTGCTTCGCCTGCGTCCCCGCGGTGATCCTGGCGCTCTGGATCGAGATGGCCTTCCAGGCGCCCTACTGGGTCCACCTCTTCACCACGTTGCCGTTCCTGCTCCTCACCTGCGTGCCGCCGCTGAGGCCGCTGAAGGGCTGGCTGGTCGCGAGCCAGTATTACTTCAAGGCCGAGGAGGGCCGCCTCGAGACCGACGACCGCGTGCCCGCGGCTGCGCCGACCGAACTCCGGAGCTGA
- a CDS encoding LLM class flavin-dependent oxidoreductase gives MKKIGFLSFGHWSPTSQSATRTAADALLQSIDLAVAAEELGADGAYFRVHHFARQLASPFPLLAAVGARTKTIEIGTAVIDMRYENPLYMAEDAGAADLISGGRLQLGISRGSPEQVIDGWRYFGYRPAEGESDADMGRRATEVLLEVLKGEGFARPNPRPMFPNPPGLLRLEPYAHGLRERLWWGAGSNATAEWAAKLGMNLQSSTLKNDETGEPFHVQQAAQIRAYREAWKAAGHKREPRVSVSRSIFALVDDRDRAYFGGRDGDADQIGFIDDRTRAIFGRSYAAEPDVLIRQLAADEAIAEADTLLLTVPNQLGVDYNAHVIEAILTHVAPALGWR, from the coding sequence ATGAAGAAGATCGGCTTCCTTTCCTTCGGCCACTGGTCGCCGACGTCGCAGTCGGCGACGCGGACGGCGGCGGACGCGCTGTTGCAGTCGATCGACCTCGCCGTCGCCGCCGAGGAACTCGGGGCCGACGGCGCCTATTTCCGCGTCCACCACTTCGCCCGTCAGCTCGCCTCGCCGTTCCCGCTGCTGGCCGCGGTCGGCGCGCGGACGAAGACGATCGAGATCGGCACCGCCGTGATCGACATGCGCTACGAGAACCCGCTCTACATGGCCGAGGACGCCGGCGCCGCCGACCTGATCTCCGGCGGCCGTCTCCAACTCGGCATCAGCCGCGGTTCGCCCGAGCAGGTGATCGACGGCTGGCGCTACTTCGGCTACCGCCCGGCCGAGGGCGAGAGCGACGCCGACATGGGCCGCCGCGCCACCGAGGTGCTGCTCGAGGTGCTGAAGGGCGAGGGCTTCGCCCGGCCGAACCCGCGGCCGATGTTCCCCAACCCGCCGGGCCTCCTGCGCCTCGAGCCCTACGCCCACGGCCTGCGCGAGCGGCTGTGGTGGGGCGCCGGCTCCAACGCCACCGCGGAATGGGCGGCCAAACTCGGCATGAATCTCCAGAGCTCGACCCTCAAGAACGACGAGACCGGCGAGCCCTTCCACGTCCAGCAGGCCGCCCAGATCCGCGCCTACCGCGAAGCCTGGAAGGCTGCCGGCCACAAGCGCGAGCCGCGCGTCTCGGTCAGCCGCAGCATCTTCGCCCTGGTCGACGACCGCGACCGCGCCTATTTCGGCGGCCGCGACGGCGACGCCGACCAGATCGGCTTCATCGACGACCGGACGCGCGCCATCTTCGGCCGCAGCTACGCCGCCGAACCGGATGTCCTGATCCGCCAACTCGCCGCCGACGAGGCGATCGCCGAGGCCGACACGCTGCTGCTCACGGTCCCGAACCAGCTCGGCGTCGACTACAACGCCCACGTCATCGAGGCGATCCTGACCCACGTCGCCCCCGCGCTCGGCTGGCGCTGA